TCCTTTAATGAAAGAGAAATCCCAGAGTATCGAACAGATGTGTTTTATTGAGAATGAAAAAATAGTTTTCGTAACCGGAGCCCACTATGAAAAGAGACAGGCCTACCTTCTTGATCATGATCAAATCACTCCGCTTAACGAAGACATCCATGCCATAGGAAAATCTAAACAGGGAAATATCTTCGCCACAGCCCGTGATGAGACTATTTCATTGTATAAAAACTGGGACGGCGAACTGATTCAGGAGTTCTCATTTGACCAAACGATAGATTCCGGTATTACAGAAATGATCCCGTTCAATGACGGAAGCAAAGTCCTGATCGTTTCTTCAAACGGTATTTACCTGGTTTCAAAAAACAGCGAGAAACTGATCCATCCTATCAATGAAGATGACGAAGAAGACTGGTCACCGGATATCGATATGGAAAATGCAACCCTTTCCCATGATAACACCTACATTGTTGTAGGAGATCAGGATTATGACCACAGAATACTGGATGCTGAAGGGAACAGTATAGGATCAGTAGGACCTCAGTCTTCTTATCCCCATTTCTGTCTGTTTTCTAAAGACGACAGCCAGCTGATTACCAATTCCTGCCATTTCTATAACGGAATTACCATTGCCATCAATTCAGATCAGTATGAAAGCGCAGCCATTGAAGCTTACACAGAAAGTGATGATCTTATCTACATTGATGAAGGAATGAGAGTATACGCAGGAGCTTCCACAAAAGATTATTACATTCTTGGCGATGCATATGGATATATCAAAGCTTTTGATAAAAACGGAAACCAGCTGTGGAGACACTTTTTAGGATCCACCATCAGCGGAATGGTACTTTCTGATAACGAAGAAACCCTTTGGGTAGGTTCATGTTCCGGAATGCTGCACAAACTGAAACTCGGAAAAGGGCACCGAGATACCCACACCATTGGCAACGGGAAACATTATGAAGATTTCAGGCTGCTGATCTGGAATAACGAACCGCAAGTCTGGAAATGGTAATTTCCTGAAATACAACAAAAACATCTGCTGATCTGTGGGAATTTTTATATGCTCGCAGATCCGGCAGATAAAGCAGATCTCTTAATTTCACCATATTGCAGAGCTACACAAAGCCTCAAATCTATTTTCAAAATGTATAAACCAATTTGAATCTGCATAATTCTTAGCTGAAAATAGCTGAGAACCTTGGGTTTTCTTGCGCCTTAAAAACAGTATACTATATAAAGCCTTGCGCATTGCACTTACCAACATTCATTTCAATTTCCCACAGATCCCGCTGATCACATATATTTTTACAGTCCAACGGGCTATACATACTGATTTTTTGTAATTTAGTTTTTTAAAGACAAAATAATTTCCATGGAAAAATATGCAGTATCCTCAGACGGACAGAAAATTTATTATCAGGAAGCAGGAAGCGGAAATCCAACTATCATCTTTATCCACGGATGGTTAGGCAACAGTGAATGGTGGAAAGAGCAGCTGGAATATTTCAATGATCAGTATCATATGGTAACCGTGGATCTTGCCGGACATGGAAAATCAGATGCTTCAAGACAGGACTGGACCAGCACTCGGTACGCTGACGATATTAAAGCTGTGGCTGACAGTATCAATTCTTCGGAGATTATACTTGTAGGGCATTCTATGTCCGGGGCATATGTTCTTGAAGCTGCCTTACAACTTCCAAAAGTAAAATCACTGATCCTGATAGATACTTTGAAAAATCTGGATGAATATTTTTCAGAAGAGCAGGCAGAACAGTTCCTATTTACCCATTACAGGAGCGATTTTAAAAATGCGGTAGAAAATATTCTTCCTCAATACCTGTTTGCGGAAAAAACACCTGCAGCAGTAAAAGAAAGACTCCAAAGCGAATTCTTACAGAACGAACCGGAAATGGCGATCAGCCTTCTGATGCCTTTATATAAAACAGATTTCAGAGACATTGCCAAACAGGTTCAGATTCCGGTAAGAGCCATTAATTCTGATAATTCTCCTACCCACCTTGAAAATAACCGGAAATATGTAAAAGATTACGATTATGTAACCATTACTGAAACCGGCCATTATCCGATGCTGGAGAAACCGGAAGAATTCAACCGCATACTGGACAAGGTTATTAAAGAATTACGCTAAACGATATAAAAATGCAGAATACAAGAGTTTATGAGATGGCTTTTTCCGGTGTATATCCTCACTACATTCAAAAAGCAGAGAAAAAAGGCCGTACAAAAGATGAAGTTCATGAAATCATATTCTGGCTGACCGG
This region of Chryseobacterium vaccae genomic DNA includes:
- a CDS encoding WD40 repeat domain-containing protein translates to MQNTTIQKEWFSEGEHYATAINEMVEFGEKNGWENWKGEEPQDKRDRLGTEVFELLKTANLNNDTERFREQFPPAHTPMIPLMKEKSQSIEQMCFIENEKIVFVTGAHYEKRQAYLLDHDQITPLNEDIHAIGKSKQGNIFATARDETISLYKNWDGELIQEFSFDQTIDSGITEMIPFNDGSKVLIVSSNGIYLVSKNSEKLIHPINEDDEEDWSPDIDMENATLSHDNTYIVVGDQDYDHRILDAEGNSIGSVGPQSSYPHFCLFSKDDSQLITNSCHFYNGITIAINSDQYESAAIEAYTESDDLIYIDEGMRVYAGASTKDYYILGDAYGYIKAFDKNGNQLWRHFLGSTISGMVLSDNEETLWVGSCSGMLHKLKLGKGHRDTHTIGNGKHYEDFRLLIWNNEPQVWKW
- a CDS encoding alpha/beta fold hydrolase; its protein translation is MEKYAVSSDGQKIYYQEAGSGNPTIIFIHGWLGNSEWWKEQLEYFNDQYHMVTVDLAGHGKSDASRQDWTSTRYADDIKAVADSINSSEIILVGHSMSGAYVLEAALQLPKVKSLILIDTLKNLDEYFSEEQAEQFLFTHYRSDFKNAVENILPQYLFAEKTPAAVKERLQSEFLQNEPEMAISLLMPLYKTDFRDIAKQVQIPVRAINSDNSPTHLENNRKYVKDYDYVTITETGHYPMLEKPEEFNRILDKVIKELR